The Amycolatopsis nigrescens CSC17Ta-90 genomic interval CGCCGCTGGTGGTGCTCAAGCTGTTCCGGGCCAGGTCCTTCGCCTCCGGGATGTCGGTCTGGCTGTTGTTCATGATCGCGCTCGGTGGTTTCTTCCTGGTCTGGACGCTCTACATGCAGTCCGGGCTCGGCTGGACGCCGCTGCACGCCGGACTGACCGCCGTCACCTTCGCACTCGGCGCGGCACCGGCCGCGGCGGTTTCGGTGGAGGTGCTCACCCCGCGGTTCGGACGGCGGGTGCTGATGGCGGGCGCCTTGCTGACCGGCGGCGGGTTCGCCGGCTTCGGCTGGGTCGCGGCCTCCGCCGGGCCGTCGATCACCACCTGGCAGATGGTGGCCCCGCTCGTGGTCGCCGGGATCGGCTTCGGGCTGGTGGTGGCGCCGATGATCGACCTGATCCTCACCGACGTGCCGGTCGAGGACGCCGGGTCGGCCTCCGGGCTGTTGAACACCACCCAGCAACTGGGCATGGCACTCGGGGTCGCACTGGTCGGACTGGTCTTCTTCGCCCAGCTCGACCATTTCTCCGGCGAGGGGGTGGACACGGTCACGCCCGAGCTGCGGCAGGAGCTCACCGTGGCCGGCATCCCGGGGCCGGCGCAGGACCAGGTGGTCACCGGCTTCCGAGCCTGCGTGCAGGACCGTTCCGCGGCCACCGACCCCACCGAGATCCCGCCGAGCTGCCAGTTCGGTACGGCGGCACCGGGCCCGCAGGGGGACCGCCTCCAGCAGTTGCTCACCGAAGCCGGCCTCGAAGCCAATGCGCACAACTTCGCCAGGACGTTCAGCCTGACCATGTGGTACTCGGCCGGCATGCTCGCGCTGGTGTTCCTCGGCATGTTCGGGCTGTCCCGCACGGCACGGGCCCGCGATCTCGACGCCGAACTGTCGGTGCGGGACGGCGAACCGCTGCCCGAGCACGCTCCCGAGCCGACGCGGTGACCTTGGGGACGCCGGATGCCTGCCTCCCGGCCGCCGGGCGAGCTCACGAGACAAAGGAGAGGAAATGGCATTCAGCGACCTACCGCGGACCGCCGCCGCACGACATGATTCGGGGGGCAGGCTGATCGCGATGAGCGCCTCGCACGAGGCGTTCCGCCGCGACCTGGCGAGTATGGCCAAGGCGGCCACCCCGGTGAACCTGTGCGACCCGGTGCGCAACGCGTCGATCATGACCGGCTGGGAGCTGTTCAAGTACCAGCTGCACAACCATCACCGCCACGAGGACCTGTTCCTCTGGCCGCGGCTGCGGCTGCGGCTGGGCAAAAGCGAGTCCGCTGTGTCCACATTGGACGACATGGAGACCGAGCACGGCCTCATCGACCCGTTGCTCGCAGCGGTCGATGAGGCCTTCGCCACGCCGGGCACCGCCGACGTGGCGGCGGTGGTCGACGAGCTGAACTCGAAGCTGTCCTTCCACCTGGAGCACGAGGAACAGGACGCCATGCCGATGATCGGCGAGGCGATCACCGACCGGGAGTGGCGGCGGATCGCGCTCTACATCCGGCTGGAGAGCCGGATCTCCTCCGCTGCCCAGTTCCTGCCGTGGCTGACCGAAGGCACCACCGAAGCGGAGACCAGGAAGATACTGAGCATCCTCCCGTGGCCGGCGACGGCGATCTACCGCCGGGTGTGGAAACCGAGGTACGACTGGGTGAGCCGTTGGTAGCGGAGTCCCCGGCCGGCCCGAGTGCTTCGACCGGAAACGCACACCTCCATTCGGGAGTTCGCATGTCTGCTATGGATGCCCGGCCGGCGCCCCGCGTCGAGCCGGTGGACGGACGGGCGCTGCGCGATGTATGCGGGCACTTCGTCACCGGAGTCACCGTGATCACCAGCGGGGCGGGTGAGCGGGCGGCCGGAACCACGGTGAACTCGTTCACGTCGGTTTCCCTCGACCCGCCGCTGGTGCTGTTCTGCCTGCACCGGGAGTCCCGGTTGCGCGCGGTGGTGCGGGAATCGGGGTGGTACGTGGTGAACTTTCTCGCCGGCCGTCAGGAAAAGCTCGCTCGCGCCTTCGCCGGCCGGGACACCGCCGCGATCGCCGACGTCGGCCACCGCCCTTGCTCGACCGGTGCGCCGGTGCTCAGCGAGGCACTGGGCTTCCTGTCCTGCCGGCTGGTGGACGAGGTCGAGGGCGGGGACCACGTGATCTTCGTCGGGGAGGTCGTCGAGCTCGGCCTCTCCGGGCGTGCACGAGACCCGCTGATCTTCTTCCGCGGCTCGCTCGGTGCCCTCGAAGAGGAACCCCGTGGCGCCCATCCCATCTTCGACGGGTGAAGGAAGTACCGCCGTACTGAGCGGGCCCGGCCGAGTCGTCCCTGACGGCCGGTACCCGTCCGGTGGACCATCGCGAAAGCGGACAGCCGACCACGGCTGTCCGCTTTTTCGTGCGGGCCACCTGTTTTCGACTGTTTTCCGATCAGGAAGAAAGGTGCAAGTCATGGTAAAGCTGGAAAGCTTGGACCCCACGACGAACTTCGGCGATCAGCTCGCGCAGCATACCGGGCCGGTGGTGCTGGTGAACATGTTCACCGTGCCCGCGGGCGAAGAGGAGCTGATGCTGTCCTGCTGGCAGGACGACGCCAAGTTCATGAAGGCGCAACCCGGCTACGTCTCGGCCCAGCTGCACCGGGGCACCGGCGACAGCTCGCTGATGCTGAACATCGCGGTCTGGGAGTCCAGCGCGGCCTTGCAGAAAGCGTTCTCCGATCCGGAGTTCCAGAGCAAGCACGACCGCTATCCCGAGAGCGTCGTGATCTACCCGCACCTGTTCGAGAAGGTCGCGGTCGACGGCATCTGCATCGCCTGACGTGGCGTGTCTTCCCGCCGGCGGCGCTACGGCGCCGTCGGCGGTTCGTTGCCGAACTACTGGCTGGACCACCGCACACGAAGGGGCTGCCGACATGCTCCAGCAGCAATCCGAAGTGAACGAACCGAACACCGGCGCAGAATGGATGCTCTGCACGAACTGCCGAACCGTCCTCTACCGCAGACGCTGGGTTAAGGACCAGCGGGTCTGTTGCGAATGCGGCCACCACAGCCGGCTGGATGCCAGGACCCGGCTCGAAACGCTGGCCGACCCGGGCAGCGTCCGGCCGATCGAGCTGCCGCACGGCCTGGTTCCGGACGTGCTCGGTTTCGTCGACACCATGCCGTACCTGCAGCGCCTCGCCGAGGCGCGGGCGCGGACCGGTCTCGATGCCGCGGTGGTCTGCGCCCGGCTCACCATCGAGGGGATGCCGGTGGTGCTGGCGGTGATGGACTTCTGCTTCCTCGGCGGCAGCCTCGGTGCGGTGGCCGGTGCCGCGATCACCAAGGCAGCCGAGACCGCCGTCGCCGACGGCGTGCCGCTGCTGGCGGTCACCGCCTCCGGTGGCGCGCGGATGCAGGAGGGCGCCATCTCGCTGATGCAGATGGCCAAGACCAGTGCGGCATGGGCGAAACTGGACGAAGCCGGGCTGCTCAGCATCTCGCTGATCACCGACCCGACCTTCGGCGGGGTCGCGGCATCCTTCGCCACCTTGTCCGACGTGATCATCGCGGAAAACGGTGCGAGGTTGGGCTTCGCCGGCCGCCGGGTGATCGAGCAGACGATCCGCCAGCGGTTGCCCCGCGAGTTCCAGACCGCCGAATTCCTGTTGGAGCGCGGGTTCGTGGACTTGGTCCGGCCGAGACATGCCCTGCGCGAGGAACTGGCGAAACTGCTGCGCGCGGGTACCCGGTCGCCGTTGCCCGCGCCTGCTGACCGGGTGGACGCGGAACCCGGGCAGGAGGTGCTGCGCGACCCGGGAAGGCTGGCCGAGTACGAGCCGTGGCAGCAGGTCCGCAAGGCCCGCGCACTGGACCGCCCGACCACCCTGGACTACATCGCGCGGGTTTTCGACGACTTCCTGGAACTGCGCGGGGACCGGATCTCCGGTGACTGCCCTGCCATGGTCGCCGGTATCGCGCGGCTGGACGGTCACCCGGTCGCGGTGATCGGCCAGCAGAAGGGGCACACCCCGGCTCAGCTGTCCGCGCGCAACTTCGGCATGCCGACCCCGCCGGGCTACCGCAAGGCGGCCAGGGTGATGCGGCTGGCCGCCAAGCTCGGACTGCCGGTCGTCACGCTGGTGGACACCCCGGGCGCCTATCCCGGCGCGCGGGCCGAGGAGCAGGGGCAGGCACCCGCGATCGCGGAGAACCTGCGCCTGATGGCCTCGCTGCCGGTGCCGGTGGTCAGTGTGATCACCGGCGAGGGCGGCAGCGGTGGTGCGCTCGGCATAGCGGTGGCCAACCAGGTGCTGATCTGGGAACACGCCATCTACTCGGTGATCAGCCCCGAGGGCTGTGCCTCGATCCTGTGGAAGGACGCCGGGATGAACGCCACGGCCGCGGCGGCGCTCGGGCTGAGTTCACGGGACCTGCTGCGCCTCGGCGTGGTGGACGGCGTGCTGCCGGAACCGGCGGGCGGGGTCGGTGCCGATCCCGCGGCGGCCGCGGACCGTCTCCGAGCCGCGATCCGGGACAGCCTGGCCGAACTGGCCGGGCTGGACGCCGCCGAGCTGGTCGCCCACCGCTGGCAGCGGTTCGCCCGGTTCGGTGCGGACCTGCCGGTCGGGCCCGTCGAGCCGACCGGGGTGCTGCGATGAGCGAGTCCACGCGCGACGGGGTCCGGCCTGCCGCCGAGGCGGAGCCGACGGTGGACGCGGTCCGGCAGGCGGCGCTCGACCTGCTGGGGTCCCTGCCCGATCGCCCGGAACGGTTGCGGCTGAGCGCGGCGAACGTGACCGTCGACCTGGACTGGCGCACGCCGAGGTCGGCGCAGAGCTCGGGGTACGCGCCGGCACCCGAGCCGGACCCGGCCGAACCTGCCCCGCCGGAGACGAATGGCGCCGGTCCGGTCGCGCACTACGTCTGCGCGCCCAGTGTCGGCACCTTCTACCACGCGCCGGCGCCGGGCGCCGCGCCGTTCGTCACCGAGGGCGCGACCGTCAACCCCGGGCAGCAGGTCGGGATCGTCGAAGCGATGAAGCTGATGCTGCCGGTGGAGGCCGACCGCGTCGGCCGAGTGGTCGAAGTGCTGGTGGCGGACGGCCGGCCGGTGGAGTACGGCGAGCGGCTGCTCGCTGTTGAACCGGCCGGCCCGGCCGAACCGTAGTGGGGGACCGGTGATGAAGAAGGTTCTGATCGCCAACCGCGGCGAGATCGCCCTGCGCGTGGTCCGCGCCTGCCAGGAGATGGGGTTGCGGTCCGTTGTCGTGCACTCCACCCGGGACCGGGACACCGCCGCGGTGCGGCTTTGCGACGAATCGGTCCAGATCGGGCCGCCGCCGCCGAAGAAGAGCTACCTCAACAGCGCGGCCGTGCTCGAGGCGGCGATCCGCACCGGTGCGGATGCCGTGCACCCCGGGTACGGCTTCCTGTCCGAGGACCCGGACTTCGCGGAAGCCTGCGAGTCGCTGGGGA includes:
- a CDS encoding MFS transporter, producing MAEETGVRTGPAEPGTDGTDPQEAPDPRRWVALIVILVAGFMDLLDATIVNVAVPSIQRDLGAEYAQIEWIVAGYVLAFAALLITGGRLGDIFGRKKLFLLGMGGFTIASALCGLADSATLLIVARFLQGGMAALMVPQILAIIHVTFPKEERGKVFGLFGAVIGSASVAGPVLGGVLVDWNLFDLQWRPIFLINVPVGIAAMIVAWFVVRESKSPTAPKLDLIGMVLAVSGILLLVYPLTEGRSLGWPAWTFVLMGCSAVVLVAFVLYERWRTRTIGSPLVVLKLFRARSFASGMSVWLLFMIALGGFFLVWTLYMQSGLGWTPLHAGLTAVTFALGAAPAAAVSVEVLTPRFGRRVLMAGALLTGGGFAGFGWVAASAGPSITTWQMVAPLVVAGIGFGLVVAPMIDLILTDVPVEDAGSASGLLNTTQQLGMALGVALVGLVFFAQLDHFSGEGVDTVTPELRQELTVAGIPGPAQDQVVTGFRACVQDRSAATDPTEIPPSCQFGTAAPGPQGDRLQQLLTEAGLEANAHNFARTFSLTMWYSAGMLALVFLGMFGLSRTARARDLDAELSVRDGEPLPEHAPEPTR
- a CDS encoding hemerythrin domain-containing protein; the protein is MAFSDLPRTAAARHDSGGRLIAMSASHEAFRRDLASMAKAATPVNLCDPVRNASIMTGWELFKYQLHNHHRHEDLFLWPRLRLRLGKSESAVSTLDDMETEHGLIDPLLAAVDEAFATPGTADVAAVVDELNSKLSFHLEHEEQDAMPMIGEAITDREWRRIALYIRLESRISSAAQFLPWLTEGTTEAETRKILSILPWPATAIYRRVWKPRYDWVSRW
- a CDS encoding flavin reductase family protein; this translates as MSAMDARPAPRVEPVDGRALRDVCGHFVTGVTVITSGAGERAAGTTVNSFTSVSLDPPLVLFCLHRESRLRAVVRESGWYVVNFLAGRQEKLARAFAGRDTAAIADVGHRPCSTGAPVLSEALGFLSCRLVDEVEGGDHVIFVGEVVELGLSGRARDPLIFFRGSLGALEEEPRGAHPIFDG
- a CDS encoding antibiotic biosynthesis monooxygenase family protein; translated protein: MVKLESLDPTTNFGDQLAQHTGPVVLVNMFTVPAGEEELMLSCWQDDAKFMKAQPGYVSAQLHRGTGDSSLMLNIAVWESSAALQKAFSDPEFQSKHDRYPESVVIYPHLFEKVAVDGICIA
- a CDS encoding acetyl-CoA carboxylase carboxyl transferase subunit, which codes for MLQQQSEVNEPNTGAEWMLCTNCRTVLYRRRWVKDQRVCCECGHHSRLDARTRLETLADPGSVRPIELPHGLVPDVLGFVDTMPYLQRLAEARARTGLDAAVVCARLTIEGMPVVLAVMDFCFLGGSLGAVAGAAITKAAETAVADGVPLLAVTASGGARMQEGAISLMQMAKTSAAWAKLDEAGLLSISLITDPTFGGVAASFATLSDVIIAENGARLGFAGRRVIEQTIRQRLPREFQTAEFLLERGFVDLVRPRHALREELAKLLRAGTRSPLPAPADRVDAEPGQEVLRDPGRLAEYEPWQQVRKARALDRPTTLDYIARVFDDFLELRGDRISGDCPAMVAGIARLDGHPVAVIGQQKGHTPAQLSARNFGMPTPPGYRKAARVMRLAAKLGLPVVTLVDTPGAYPGARAEEQGQAPAIAENLRLMASLPVPVVSVITGEGGSGGALGIAVANQVLIWEHAIYSVISPEGCASILWKDAGMNATAAAALGLSSRDLLRLGVVDGVLPEPAGGVGADPAAAADRLRAAIRDSLAELAGLDAAELVAHRWQRFARFGADLPVGPVEPTGVLR
- a CDS encoding acetyl-CoA carboxylase biotin carboxyl carrier protein, whose translation is MSESTRDGVRPAAEAEPTVDAVRQAALDLLGSLPDRPERLRLSAANVTVDLDWRTPRSAQSSGYAPAPEPDPAEPAPPETNGAGPVAHYVCAPSVGTFYHAPAPGAAPFVTEGATVNPGQQVGIVEAMKLMLPVEADRVGRVVEVLVADGRPVEYGERLLAVEPAGPAEP